In the genome of Campylobacter avium LMG 24591, the window TGATGAAATCATAAAATTCAAGGGTGCCTCCAAGCGAAGAGAGGGCAAGAATTTTAAACTCCTTTTTTTTAAGCGTTTTATTGCTCATAAACTACATTTCATAACTATTCTCATCGTCCTCATCCTCGTAAGAATAATCGTCCTCGTCGTAATTGTAATTTGTCTTTTCATTATAAGTATATTCATCGCTTTCATCATACAACATATCATCGTTATCTAAGATATCTTCGTTATCATCGTATTCCATAAAGCCTCCTTTATAAATAATGCGAATTTTAACTTAAATTTTACTCATTTTGCTATAATTTTTTAAATTTTTAAAGGCTTA includes:
- a CDS encoding highly acidic protein, which gives rise to MEYDDNEDILDNDDMLYDESDEYTYNEKTNYNYDEDDYSYEDEDDENSYEM